One window of the Streptomyces sp. ITFR-21 genome contains the following:
- a CDS encoding GTP-binding protein, which yields MASRIVSERDGVYVGSQVHTLVKVLVVGHFGVGKTTYIGKISEIEPLRTEEVITQASTGIDDLSGTPDKKTTTVAMDFGRLTLSDNLVLYLFGTPGQERFKELWEDLSIGALGALVLVDPKRLGESFPVLDLIEQYALPCAVGVNHFEGSEPYPIDEVREALNLPAETPIVPCDVRDRNSAVQALITLVTYLQSRLD from the coding sequence ATGGCCTCAAGGATCGTTTCGGAGCGTGATGGCGTGTACGTAGGGTCGCAGGTCCACACTCTCGTCAAAGTGCTCGTCGTCGGCCATTTCGGCGTCGGGAAGACGACCTACATCGGGAAGATCTCGGAGATCGAACCGCTGCGCACCGAAGAGGTCATCACCCAGGCGAGTACGGGTATCGACGACCTCTCCGGTACGCCCGACAAGAAGACAACCACGGTCGCCATGGACTTCGGGCGGCTCACACTCAGCGACAACCTGGTGCTCTATCTGTTCGGCACGCCGGGGCAGGAGCGTTTCAAGGAACTGTGGGAGGACCTGTCCATTGGCGCCCTGGGGGCGCTGGTACTGGTCGACCCCAAGCGACTGGGCGAGTCCTTCCCGGTACTGGATCTGATCGAGCAGTACGCACTGCCGTGTGCCGTCGGGGTGAACCACTTCGAGGGCAGCGAGCCCTATCCCATAGACGAGGTCCGCGAGGCCTTGAACCTTCCGGCGGAAACGCCCATAGTGCCCTGCGATGTACGTGACCGGAACTCCGCGGTCCAAGCTCTGATCACCCTCGTGACCTACCTTCAGTCCCGCCTCGATTAG
- a CDS encoding DUF742 domain-containing protein, producing the protein MTDEPDLDLDLTGALVRPYVITNGQDLPSDEQFSMTTLVMATEDAPGSRILAPESQHILDLCAGGYLSVVEVAGHTGLPLGVVRIVLAQLAERRLINTRAAVPLAQRTDRKLLEDVLNGLKDRFGA; encoded by the coding sequence GTGACGGACGAACCGGATCTGGATCTGGATCTGACCGGCGCGTTAGTCAGGCCCTACGTCATCACCAACGGGCAGGACCTGCCCTCCGACGAGCAGTTCTCGATGACCACCCTGGTCATGGCGACCGAGGACGCGCCGGGGAGCCGGATCCTCGCCCCGGAGAGCCAGCACATCCTGGATCTGTGCGCCGGGGGTTACCTCTCGGTCGTGGAGGTGGCAGGCCACACCGGCCTGCCCCTGGGCGTGGTCAGGATCGTGCTGGCCCAACTGGCGGAGCGGCGCCTTATCAATACGCGTGCAGCGGTCCCCCTCGCCCAGCGCACCGACAGAAAACTTCTCGAGGATGTACTCAATGGCCTCAAGGATCGTTTCGGAGCGTGA
- a CDS encoding cytochrome P450: MEPAITPHIDRRSVVSIFSRLRTAKGQTNPSQLYRELRSMGGVVPAPWGGRLVTSFDLCDRILRSRDWLEPDTQWRARQGEATRWSAVSSQEMGRTLAGLNPPDHTRVRRSVGNMFDRTALSALRTSITDITSGLVDRLTERLHDGEADFHDLVSEELPVLTIGRWLGLPPADYPYLRELTHEQVFAQELLPSASQLARSDAATRQLRDYFIALVRERRAAPGADPVSGWIRVWDTMESDREAADEAVYFLALFVLLAALETTSTLLSTMMWLLLKHPRQWDWLRAHPDHVPGAVEEVLRYDSPTHVISRVAKTDTAIADWPVGADEMVHLMVGAANHDPDKHLDAHLFDVRRKATHLSFSNGIHYCLGAPLARLEAQSLLHGLLNRLPYLSLARDPEWAPRVAFRRVMTLPVVVTPA, from the coding sequence GTGGAGCCCGCGATAACTCCGCACATCGATCGGCGTTCAGTGGTATCGATCTTCTCCCGGCTTCGGACCGCAAAAGGGCAGACGAATCCTTCCCAGCTTTACCGTGAGCTCCGGTCGATGGGCGGTGTCGTGCCGGCGCCCTGGGGCGGTCGCCTCGTCACCTCCTTCGATCTCTGCGACCGGATTCTGCGCAGCAGGGACTGGTTGGAGCCCGACACGCAGTGGCGCGCACGGCAGGGGGAGGCGACACGCTGGAGTGCCGTTTCCTCCCAGGAGATGGGCAGGACGCTGGCCGGGCTCAACCCGCCCGACCACACCCGGGTGCGCCGTTCCGTGGGCAACATGTTCGACCGGACGGCGCTGTCGGCGCTGCGCACGTCGATAACCGATATCACCAGCGGCCTTGTGGACCGGCTCACCGAACGGCTGCACGACGGTGAGGCGGATTTCCACGACCTGGTCAGCGAGGAACTCCCGGTCCTCACCATCGGGCGCTGGCTGGGACTTCCGCCCGCCGATTACCCGTATTTACGGGAGCTGACCCATGAACAGGTGTTCGCGCAGGAATTGCTGCCGTCCGCCAGTCAGCTCGCCCGCTCGGACGCCGCGACGAGGCAGCTCCGCGACTATTTCATCGCCCTGGTCCGGGAACGCAGGGCCGCCCCCGGCGCCGACCCGGTCTCCGGCTGGATCCGGGTCTGGGACACGATGGAGTCCGACCGCGAGGCCGCCGACGAGGCGGTCTACTTCCTGGCCCTGTTCGTCCTGCTGGCCGCCCTGGAGACGACCTCGACGCTGCTGTCCACGATGATGTGGCTGCTGCTCAAGCACCCCCGGCAGTGGGACTGGCTGCGCGCCCACCCCGACCACGTGCCCGGGGCCGTCGAGGAGGTACTGCGCTACGACTCCCCCACCCATGTGATCAGCCGCGTGGCGAAGACCGACACCGCGATCGCCGACTGGCCGGTGGGGGCCGACGAGATGGTGCACCTGATGGTGGGGGCGGCCAACCACGACCCCGACAAGCACCTGGACGCCCACCTCTTCGACGTACGCCGCAAGGCCACCCACCTCAGCTTCAGCAACGGCATCCACTACTGCCTCGGCGCGCCGCTGGCCCGGCTGGAAGCCCAGTCGCTGCTGCACGGGCTGCTGAACCGGCTGCCGTACCTCTCCTTGGCCCGCGACCCCGAGTGGGCGCCCCGGGTCGCCTTCCGCCGCGTCATGACCCTCCCTGTCGTCGTAACCCCAGCATGA
- a CDS encoding enoyl-CoA hydratase/isomerase family protein, which yields MTTDITEFPQVPYKELRVTRSGPVLRAELNSPGTGNALTGTTLDELLALLDGLRESPEVRVLVLSGAGDDFCVGADRVDLESALDTDPRGAQLRGLGEKARRVCEALENTHAVTIARLHGRVIGAGVGLALFCDLRAAADSSRFRLPELALGLPPAWGGMLPRLLAEVGAARVRELVITGATFDASTAFTLSIVHRVVLAAELDTTVENWVKPLVRRPPEALRLAKLMLNAYAKAGRFMDGTLLDSHLFATALAAHRRTDPEAGPHR from the coding sequence GTGACCACAGACATCACGGAATTCCCGCAAGTCCCCTACAAAGAGCTGCGGGTGACCCGTTCGGGGCCGGTGCTGCGGGCCGAACTGAACAGCCCCGGCACCGGCAACGCGCTCACCGGCACCACACTGGACGAGCTGCTCGCCCTCCTCGACGGGCTGCGCGAGTCCCCCGAGGTGCGGGTGCTGGTCCTGTCCGGCGCGGGCGACGACTTCTGCGTCGGTGCCGACCGGGTCGACCTGGAGTCGGCGCTGGACACCGATCCGCGCGGCGCGCAGCTGCGCGGCCTCGGCGAGAAGGCCCGCCGGGTCTGCGAGGCGCTGGAGAACACCCACGCCGTCACCATCGCCCGGCTGCACGGCAGGGTGATCGGCGCCGGTGTCGGACTGGCCCTGTTCTGCGACCTGCGCGCCGCGGCGGACAGCAGCCGCTTCCGGCTGCCGGAACTGGCCCTCGGCCTCCCCCCGGCCTGGGGCGGGATGCTGCCCCGGCTGCTGGCGGAGGTGGGCGCCGCCAGGGTCCGGGAGCTGGTCATCACCGGCGCCACCTTCGACGCGTCCACCGCGTTCACGCTGTCGATCGTGCACCGGGTGGTACTGGCCGCCGAACTCGACACCACCGTCGAGAACTGGGTCAAACCGCTCGTCCGCCGCCCGCCCGAGGCGCTGCGGCTGGCCAAGCTCATGCTGAACGCCTACGCGAAGGCCGGCCGCTTCATGGACGGCACCCTCCTGGACTCCCACCTGTTCGCCACCGCGCTGGCGGCCCACCGCCGCACCGATCCGGAGGCGGGACCGCACCGGTGA
- a CDS encoding TylF/MycF/NovP-related O-methyltransferase has protein sequence MAWKRTLNELLTKLTGYELRKSKPPVPRPAVAAAAAGTAPAEPRPLKLPADYDEEAREVIQAVRPYTMTSPERLNAFILAVRYVVKHRIPGAVVECGVWRGGSMQAAARTLLSVGDTGRDLYLFDTFEGMPPPTDRDRRRDGESAADLLARQERDRPIWAVAGLEDVQEGFSHVPYPKERVHYVQGLVEETIPGRAPEQIAILRLDTDWYASTKHELEHLYPRLAPGGVLLIDDYGWWQGSREAVDEFLEKTGARLLLLRMDEGRVAVKP, from the coding sequence ATGGCCTGGAAACGAACTCTCAACGAACTTTTGACGAAGCTGACCGGCTACGAGCTGCGCAAGTCCAAGCCGCCGGTGCCGCGCCCCGCCGTCGCCGCCGCGGCGGCGGGCACCGCGCCGGCCGAGCCGCGTCCCCTCAAGCTGCCGGCCGACTACGACGAAGAGGCGCGCGAGGTCATCCAGGCGGTCCGCCCGTACACGATGACCTCGCCCGAACGGCTGAACGCCTTCATCCTGGCGGTCCGGTACGTCGTCAAGCACCGAATACCCGGCGCCGTGGTCGAGTGCGGGGTCTGGCGCGGGGGCAGCATGCAGGCCGCCGCCCGCACCCTGCTGTCGGTCGGCGACACCGGGCGGGACCTGTACCTGTTCGACACCTTCGAGGGCATGCCGCCGCCCACCGACCGGGACAGGAGGCGCGACGGGGAGAGCGCGGCGGACCTGCTGGCCCGCCAGGAGAGGGACCGCCCGATCTGGGCGGTCGCCGGTCTGGAGGACGTCCAGGAGGGCTTCTCGCACGTCCCGTACCCCAAGGAGCGCGTCCACTACGTCCAGGGCCTGGTCGAGGAGACCATCCCCGGCCGGGCGCCGGAGCAGATCGCGATCCTGCGGCTGGACACCGACTGGTATGCCTCGACCAAGCACGAGCTGGAGCACCTGTACCCGCGGCTGGCGCCCGGCGGTGTCCTGCTGATCGACGACTACGGCTGGTGGCAGGGCTCGCGGGAGGCGGTGGACGAGTTCCTGGAGAAGACCGGCGCGCGTCTGCTGCTGCTGCGCATGGACGAGGGCCGCGTCGCCGTCAAACCCTGA
- a CDS encoding cytochrome P450, with product MPQHAGDQEPPPGCPAHGRTPLYGPEFGADPDAHYAYLRSFGPTAPVEIAPGVPVELVTSYSTALRILQNPSTFVRDSRRWRDLNEGRIPADSPALPMMGYRPNALFSDGAAHARLRNAVTDSLATVDEHRLTRLVQRVAEYLISQFSGRRIGNADLVADYAQQLPLLVYSDLFGCPADIGDRIILGISGIFEGADGANEILGGALMELIALKRRHPGDDVTSRMMQHPSGLSDAEMANQLVTLLSGGTAPLQSLISVGSALMLGDDRYAQTQHSSGLLVEDAVSEVLWNYAPIANYAVHYPVHDVEVDGKVLRADDPVVISFAAANTDPAMAQDRSLTGGRAHLAFGAGPHVCPAKDPALVIAITAIETLLNRLPDIELRIDLKDLSWVPAPWSRSLITLPVRFTPKAQPVQPPLASAQGGSAARSAGPAQPAKNTRWSKFLTWLNGGV from the coding sequence ATGCCCCAGCACGCCGGCGACCAAGAACCGCCGCCCGGATGCCCCGCGCACGGCAGGACCCCGCTGTACGGTCCGGAGTTCGGCGCCGACCCGGATGCCCACTACGCGTACCTGCGGAGTTTCGGGCCGACGGCGCCGGTCGAGATCGCGCCCGGCGTCCCCGTGGAGCTCGTCACCAGTTACTCCACGGCCCTGCGCATCCTGCAGAACCCGAGCACCTTCGTCCGGGACTCGCGCCGCTGGCGTGACCTGAACGAGGGCCGGATACCCGCCGACAGCCCGGCGCTGCCCATGATGGGCTACCGGCCCAACGCGCTGTTCTCCGACGGCGCGGCCCACGCCCGGCTGCGGAACGCGGTGACGGACAGTCTGGCGACCGTGGACGAGCACCGGTTGACCCGGCTGGTCCAGCGGGTCGCCGAGTACCTGATCAGCCAGTTCAGCGGCCGGCGGATCGGCAACGCCGACCTGGTGGCCGACTACGCCCAGCAGCTGCCGCTGCTGGTCTACAGCGACCTGTTCGGCTGCCCCGCGGACATCGGCGACCGGATCATCCTCGGCATCAGCGGCATCTTCGAGGGCGCCGACGGCGCCAACGAGATTCTCGGCGGCGCCCTGATGGAGCTGATCGCGCTCAAGCGGCGGCACCCGGGCGACGATGTGACGTCCCGGATGATGCAGCACCCGTCGGGACTGTCCGACGCCGAGATGGCCAACCAGCTGGTGACGCTGCTCTCCGGCGGCACCGCGCCGCTGCAGTCGCTGATCAGCGTCGGCTCGGCGCTGATGCTCGGCGACGACCGCTATGCGCAGACCCAGCACTCGTCGGGCCTGCTGGTCGAGGACGCGGTCAGCGAAGTGCTGTGGAACTACGCCCCGATCGCCAACTACGCGGTGCACTACCCGGTGCACGACGTGGAGGTGGACGGCAAGGTGCTGCGGGCCGACGACCCGGTGGTGATCAGCTTCGCGGCGGCGAACACCGACCCCGCGATGGCGCAGGACCGGTCGCTGACCGGCGGGCGGGCGCACCTCGCGTTCGGCGCGGGACCACACGTCTGCCCGGCCAAGGACCCGGCGCTGGTGATCGCGATCACCGCCATCGAGACGCTGCTGAACCGGCTGCCGGACATCGAGCTGCGGATCGACCTCAAGGACCTGAGCTGGGTGCCGGCGCCGTGGAGCCGCTCGCTCATCACGCTTCCGGTGCGCTTCACGCCCAAGGCGCAGCCCGTGCAGCCGCCGCTCGCGTCCGCCCAGGGCGGGTCCGCGGCGAGGTCCGCTGGGCCTGCCCAGCCGGCCAAGAACACCCGCTGGAGCAAGTTCCTCACCTGGCTCAACGGAGGCGTGTGA